Below is a window of Diaminobutyricibacter sp. McL0608 DNA.
ACGCCGGCTTTTGCGGCGGCTCCGCCCAGCAGTGCCGGACACCGAGGGTTCAGACTGCATCCGGTGGGGATCCGCGAAGGATCGGGCACCTCGCCACGCAAAACGATCGGAACCTTGTGCTCGACCTCGGGAACAACCGAGAGTAGAGCCTGGGTGTAGGGATGCTTTGGCGAGAGCAGTACCTCTTCCGTTGTGCCCTGCTCAACGATGCGGCCGAGGTACATGACCGCGATTCGGTCGGCAATGTTCCATGCCAGCCCGAGGTCGTGCGTGACGACGAGCACAGTGAGGCCGAGATCGTCGCGCAATTGGAGCAGAAGGCTGAGGATTTCACCGCGGATGGATGCGTCGAGACTCGACACCGGCTCATCCGCAACGAGCACGGTCGGCTCCACTGCCAGGGCGCCCGCGATGAGAACTCGCTGACACTGACCGCCTGAGAGTTCGTGCGGGTAGGAAAGGAAGAAGCGCTCGGGTGGGCGAAGTCCGGCTCGTGCGAGCGCTCGTGCGACCAGATCTGTCTCGGTTACCTCGCCGCCGGCACGGTTGGTCCGCTGCACGATGTTGTGGATGCGGATACCCTCGGCGACGGACTCGTAGACGCTGTGCTTCGGGTTGAGCGCTCCGATGGGATCCTGCATAACAAGCTGGACCTGTCTGCGATAACGCCGCAACGCAGCGGTCGAGTACTCCAAAGCGGACCCGTTGTACTCCACGACGCCCTCCGCCGGGCGTTCGAGGCCGAGAAGTGTTCGGCTTAGGGTGGTCTTCCCGCTGCCTGATTCGCCAACGAGTGCGATGATCTCGCCGGCGTTGAGATCGAGGTCGACCCCGTTGACAGCGACTACTGGTGAACCGCCCTGCCTGGCCGGGAAAACGACGCGGACGTCGCGGGCACTCACGGTCGCTGCGTTCATCGGACAACTCCCTGCTCAAGTTCGCCAGCACGGAGGCAGGCGACTTCGCGTCCTGGTTCGATTGGTGCGAGCATGGGGGACACTCTTCGGCAGACGTCGCTTGCTGAAGGGCAACGCAGATGAAATGTGCATCCTGATGGAAGCTCGCCGGGGTCGGGCGGATCGCCTGGGAGGCCAGCCGGGGCATATCGCGCGGCGGGGTCCCCCACTAGAGGGAAGGCACGTGCTAAGGCTGCTGAATATGGGTGGTGAGGTTGACCGAAGACTTTCGCCGCCGGTCCCTCCTCTACTATCCGTCCGGCGTACATCACGGCGATCCGGTCGCATGCCGAACTCAGGACGGAGAGGTCGTGGCTGATCAGCATGAGCCCGAGGCCGAGCTCGTGCACGAGATCGGTGAGTACCTTCATCACCTGCGCCTGCACCATGACGTCGAGAGCGGTGGTTGGTTCGTCGGCGATGATGAGCTGCGGGCGGCAGGCGAGGGCCATCGCGATCATCACCCGCTGTTTCTGGCCCCCGGAGAGCTGGTGAGGATAAGAGCGTGCGCTGGAATTCGGGAGGCCCACTTGCTCGAGCAACTCGCTGACGCGGGACTTTGCGGTCGACTTCGAGGCGCTGGAATCGTGGAGGAGGATCGGCTCAGCGATTTGTTCGCCCACACGCTGCACCGGATTCAGCGAGTGCATTGCACCCTGGAAAACCGTCGAAGCCTCAGCCCAACGCAGTGCCCTCAACTCTCCCCAGCGTGCTACGTTGACGTCCCGACCGTGCACGAACACTTGACCCGTGACCCTTGCGCTCTTTGGATGCAACCGGAGAACCGTGCTGGCCAACGTGGACTTGCCGCACCCCGATTCGCCTGCGATCCCGAGGCTTTCGCCGGCATTGAGCACGAGGTCTACTCCGCGCACGGCCGGGACGTCGCCCCGAGCCGTCTTGTATGTCACGTTGAGGTCGTGGATTTCGAGAAGTGCGCTCATCAGCGGTCCTTCAGTTTCGGGTTTACAATTTCTTCTAGTGCCTGGCCGACGAGGGTGAAGGCGAGCACAACCAGTACAACGCAGACGCCAGGCGGAATAATGAGCCACCATGCTCCGAGCGACATGGCGCCGTTCGAGAACGCCGAGTCCAGCATTGTTCCCCAGGACACGTTCGTAGGATCGCCAAGGCCGAGGAACGACATCGTGGTCTCGGCCAGGATGGCGCCAGCAACTGTGAGCGTCGTATTGGCGAATACGAGGGGCAACACATTTGGGAGTACATGGCGTCCCATCAGGTGCCAGCTGCCGCTGCCGAGCACGCGGGCGCGCTCCATGTAGCTCCGCTCTTTGATAGAAAGTGTCTGCGCCCGGATCAGGAGGGCTGTGCTCGGCCAGCCGGTCACTCCGATGACGATGATGATGGTGGTAAGGGAGCCGCCGAGCAAGGTCGCCAGCACGAGCGCGAGTGGTAGGAATGGGATAACTAGGAACCACTCGGTGAACCGGAACAATAGTCCGCCCACCCAGCCTTCGAAGATCGCCGAAGCGATTCCGATCACCGTGCCGATGACCATCGAAATCAGCGTCGCCGTGAGGCCGACAAGCAGAGACACTCGTGCGCCGTAGATGAGAAGAGTGAGCACTGACCGGCCCGCGTCGTCAGTTCCGAGCCAATACTCGGAAGAGGGTGCGCCCATGATGGGTCCGGTGGCCTCAGTAGTCTTCAGGCCGTTCGGATCGGCGAGGACCGGCGCTAAAACGGCGACGGCTGCGAAGGCGACCAGAATAAAGAGGCCGAGCATCCCGAGGCGGCGTCGACGGAATTCCTGCCATATTCGAGCTGCGGATGCCTTGCGCAACTTCCAGATCACTGCGCGCGGGCTGAGTTGTGTTTGCGA
It encodes the following:
- a CDS encoding ABC transporter ATP-binding protein, with the protein product MSALLEIHDLNVTYKTARGDVPAVRGVDLVLNAGESLGIAGESGCGKSTLASTVLRLHPKSARVTGQVFVHGRDVNVARWGELRALRWAEASTVFQGAMHSLNPVQRVGEQIAEPILLHDSSASKSTAKSRVSELLEQVGLPNSSARSYPHQLSGGQKQRVMIAMALACRPQLIIADEPTTALDVMVQAQVMKVLTDLVHELGLGLMLISHDLSVLSSACDRIAVMYAGRIVEEGPAAKVFGQPHHPYSAALARAFPLVGDPAARYAPAGLPGDPPDPGELPSGCTFHLRCPSASDVCRRVSPMLAPIEPGREVACLRAGELEQGVVR
- a CDS encoding ABC transporter ATP-binding protein, whose product is MNAATVSARDVRVVFPARQGGSPVVAVNGVDLDLNAGEIIALVGESGSGKTTLSRTLLGLERPAEGVVEYNGSALEYSTAALRRYRRQVQLVMQDPIGALNPKHSVYESVAEGIRIHNIVQRTNRAGGEVTETDLVARALARAGLRPPERFFLSYPHELSGGQCQRVLIAGALAVEPTVLVADEPVSSLDASIRGEILSLLLQLRDDLGLTVLVVTHDLGLAWNIADRIAVMYLGRIVEQGTTEEVLLSPKHPYTQALLSVVPEVEHKVPIVLRGEVPDPSRIPTGCSLNPRCPALLGGAAAKAGVASLCMQESPPSPAPGSGHHAACWLPTASELKTEVVALAGAPEFG
- a CDS encoding ABC transporter permease, with product MTSISQTQLSPRAVIWKLRKASAARIWQEFRRRRLGMLGLFILVAFAAVAVLAPVLADPNGLKTTEATGPIMGAPSSEYWLGTDDAGRSVLTLLIYGARVSLLVGLTATLISMVIGTVIGIASAIFEGWVGGLLFRFTEWFLVIPFLPLALVLATLLGGSLTTIIIVIGVTGWPSTALLIRAQTLSIKERSYMERARVLGSGSWHLMGRHVLPNVLPLVFANTTLTVAGAILAETTMSFLGLGDPTNVSWGTMLDSAFSNGAMSLGAWWLIIPPGVCVVLVVLAFTLVGQALEEIVNPKLKDR